The following coding sequences lie in one Myxococcus xanthus genomic window:
- a CDS encoding serine protease, with amino-acid sequence MRHGMWLAVGMCRMIKEGALRFVSGVIVAVSLMGCGGPELERQDVEATGRMDQAIVGGVEARPGSHPWIVSLQQYNDHFCGGSLIRVGNKDESDIVVTAAHCVYDGTSGLTVVAGAHNFNRPSPSQQVVAARKTVYHPEYDPDTTANDVAVVVLDKPIKFTSAVQPVCLSEDSFSVSGAACGTSSVGMRPNLVAQSPLAETSLNPVGLSSVGADVPDGTMMVTAGWGLTREGGYDTSSILMQVWVPTVNSETLKTAYKKAGIIIDPDVMLGAGYMSGGKDSCQGDSGGPLVAQVGGRYVLYGITSFGVGCARPGLPGVYTRVSAFRPWIEAQVRDYSRSRY; translated from the coding sequence TTGAGGCATGGCATGTGGCTTGCTGTTGGCATGTGTCGCATGATCAAGGAGGGCGCATTGCGCTTCGTGAGTGGAGTGATTGTCGCGGTCAGCCTGATGGGATGTGGTGGTCCGGAGCTGGAGAGGCAGGACGTCGAAGCGACGGGCCGCATGGACCAGGCGATTGTGGGAGGGGTCGAGGCACGTCCTGGGAGTCATCCGTGGATTGTCAGCCTGCAGCAATACAACGATCATTTCTGCGGTGGTTCTCTCATCAGGGTTGGCAACAAGGATGAGAGCGATATCGTGGTCACGGCTGCCCATTGCGTCTACGACGGAACATCCGGATTGACTGTCGTCGCTGGGGCTCATAATTTCAATCGCCCGTCGCCCTCGCAGCAGGTTGTCGCCGCGAGAAAGACTGTCTACCATCCAGAGTACGACCCGGATACGACGGCGAACGATGTCGCGGTTGTCGTGCTCGACAAGCCCATCAAGTTCACCTCCGCGGTACAGCCTGTGTGTCTCTCGGAGGATTCGTTCTCGGTGAGCGGTGCTGCGTGCGGCACGAGCAGTGTTGGCATGCGTCCCAACCTGGTCGCGCAGTCCCCGTTGGCTGAAACGTCGCTCAACCCTGTGGGGCTCTCGTCGGTGGGTGCGGATGTCCCGGATGGCACGATGATGGTGACCGCAGGATGGGGTCTTACCAGGGAGGGGGGATACGATACATCCTCCATCTTGATGCAGGTGTGGGTTCCCACCGTGAACTCTGAGACCCTGAAGACTGCGTACAAGAAAGCAGGCATCATCATCGATCCCGATGTGATGCTCGGGGCTGGGTACATGTCAGGGGGGAAGGATAGCTGCCAGGGGGACAGCGGAGGGCCGTTGGTCGCTCAGGTCGGTGGCCGATACGTGCTCTACGGAATCACGAGCTTCGGCGTGGGCTGCGCGAGGCCGGGCTTGCCTGGTGTCTATACCCGGGTCTCTGCGTTCCGTCCCTGGATCGAAGCGCAGGTCAGAGACTACAGCCGCTCGCGGTACTGA